In Leucoraja erinacea ecotype New England unplaced genomic scaffold, Leri_hhj_1 Leri_106S, whole genome shotgun sequence, the following proteins share a genomic window:
- the LOC129715236 gene encoding zinc finger protein 239-like, with product MEDHMTGHNKEKRYECDVCGKAWQCPSELEIHRRVHTGERPFDCSECGKRFTTYNHLRQHHHVHSNERPFTCSVCGKSFTSSRNLLRHNLVHTGERPFTCSDCSKSFKTANHLKMHLQVHTGVKPYCCSTCGKSFAWLSVLHVHQRLHTGEWPFTCSDCGKGFMSSTYLKEHGRLHTGERPYTCNDCGKGFIRPRNLLVHQRTHTGERPYTCAHCGKGFTHSSSLRVHQRTHTGDRPYTCAQCGKGFTQSGNLLEHQRTHTGERPYTCAQCGKGFICSSRLLLHQRVHPSRHQPGV from the coding sequence atggaggaccacatgacggggcacaacaaggagaagcgttatgagtgcgatgtgtgtggcaaggcctggcagtgcCCGAGCgagctggagatccaccggcgggttcacacgggagaacgccccttcgactgctcggaATGCGGAAAGAGGTTCACCACCTACAACCACCTGCGGCAGCACCACCACGTGCACTCCAAcgagaggcccttcacctgctccgtctgcggcaagagcttcaccagCTCTAGAAACCTGCTGCGGCACAACCTCGTGCACACCGGtgagaggcccttcacctgctccgactgcagcaagagcttcaagacggcGAATCACCTGAAGATGCACCTGCAGGTGCACACGGGCGTGAAGCCCTAttgctgctccacctgcggcaagagctttgcctGGTTATCGGTGCTGCATGTGCACCagcgcctgcacaccggggagtggcccttcacctgctccgactgcggcaaagggtTCATGTCGTCCACGTACCTGAAGGAGCACGGGCGCCTGCACACCggagagcgcccctacacctgtaatgactgtggcaagggcttcatccgTCCAAGGAACCTGCtagtgcaccagcgcacccacaccggggagcgcccctacacctgcgctcactgcggcaagggcttcacccactctaGCAGCCTGcgggtgcaccagcgcacccacaccggtgaccgcccctacacctgcgctcagtgcggcaagggcttcacccagtccggcaacctgctggagcaccagcgaactcacaccggggagcgcccctacacctgcgcccagtgcggcaagggcttcatctgCTCCTCCAGGCTGCTGTTGCATCAGCGGGTGCACCCGTCCCGTCACCAGCCCGGTGTGTAG